Proteins encoded in a region of the Fundulus heteroclitus isolate FHET01 chromosome 2, MU-UCD_Fhet_4.1, whole genome shotgun sequence genome:
- the wee1 gene encoding wee1-like protein kinase gives MSSYSRHRHGTPSPKSRPIRQKLQFTSSDGEDDSIEDVCNSTGGESGFTELDSPTPVRRESAGELREGGSSPLNHSGGDDEVELWGEESFGSPSTQSPSSVIFAHCSPSPKKASRLYGGSPERSYVQDDGEGSSSPIPDCPDTPPHKTFRKLRLFDTPHTPKSLLSRARACAPGSSSRRVALFKNVESPRKSFTGSCRRPQAPLVNINPFTPDSLLIQSATQQRNNRKRAHWNDSCGEDMEASDGEGEEEILPPSKRITIKESNMMSRYASEFLELEKIGSGEFGAVFKCVKRLDGCIYAIKRSKKPLAGSVDEQNALREVYAHAVLGQHPHVVRYYSAWAEDDHMLIQNEYCNGGTLSDIIGENYRRFSYLSELELKDLLLQVSRGLKYIHSMSLVHMDIKPSNIFISRKSVASCDDSDEDDGVTTSVVYKIGDLGHVTRVNNPQVEEGDSRYLANEVLQEDYRNLTKADIFALALTLVSASGAEPLPTNGEKWHDIRRGKLPTIPQVLSVEFLGLLKLMIHPDSTRRPSASDLIKHPVLLTAARMSADQLRVELNAEKFKNALLQKELKKAQQARAAAEEKVLSTDRILTRSTLQSNPRPSRLIGKKMNRSVSLTIY, from the exons ATGTCGAGCTACAGCCGCCATCGACACGGAACGCCGTCGCCCAAATCCCGACCGATTCGCCAGAAGCTACAGTTCACGTCCAGCGACGGAGAAGACGACTCCATCGAGGACGTCTGCAACAGCACCGGGGGAGAGTCCGGCTTCACCGAGCTGGACTCCCCGACGCCCGTGCGCCGGGAGTCGGCGGGCGAGCTGCGGGAGGGCGGCAGCAGCCCCCTCAACCACTCCGGCGGAGACGACGAGGTGGAGCTGTGGGGCGAGGAGAGCTTCGGCTCCCCGTCGACGCAGTCGCCCAGCAGCGTGATTTTCGCCCACTGCTCGCCGTCGCCGAAGAAGGCGTCTCGGCTGTACGGAGGCTCGCCGGAGCGGAGCTACGTTCAGGACGACGGCGAGGGCTCCAGCTCCCCGATCCCGGACTGCCCGGACACCCCGCCGCATAAAACCTTCAGGAAGCTCCGGCTCTTTGACACGCCGCACACACCGAAG AGTTTGCTGTCCAGAGCCAGGGCCTGCGCCCCCggatcttccagcaggagagTCGCTCTCTTCAAGAACGTGGAGTCTCCGCGAAAGTCGTTCACGGGCAGCTGCAGGAGACCGCAGGCCCCCCTGGTCAACATCAACCCCTTCACCCCGGACTCCCTCCTGATCCAGTCCGCCACCCAGCAGAGGAACAACAGGAAGCGAGCGCACTGGAACGA ctCCTGTGGAGAAGACATGGAGGCCAGTGACggtgaaggagaggaggagattCTCCCACCATCTAAG AGGATCACCATTAAGGAGAGCAATATGATGTCCCGCTACGCCTCTGAGTTTCTCGAGCTGGAGAAAATCGGCTCTGGGGAGTTCGGCGCTGTTTTCAAGTGCGTTAAACGGCTCGATGGCTGCATCTACGCTATTAAGAGGTCAAAGAAACCCCTGGCAGGATCCGTGGATGA ACAAAATGCTCTGCGGGAGGTGTACGCCCACGCCGTGCTGGGCCAACATCCTCATGTGGTGCGGTACTACTCGGCCTGGGCCGAGGACGACCACATGCTCATCCAGAACGAGTACTGCAACGGCGGCACGCTGTCCGACATCATCGGTGAAAACTACAGGCGGTTCAGCTACCTGTCTGAGCTGGAGCTGAAagatctgctgctgcaggtctCCCGAGGACTCAAGTACATCCACTCCATGTCTCTGGTGCACATGGACATTAAGCCCA GCAACATCTTCATTTCGCGCAAATCTGTAGCGAGCTGTGATGATTCTGATGAGGACGACGGAGTAACGACCAGTGTTGTTTACAAAATCG GTGATCTTGGTCACGTGACCCGAGTAAACAATCCACAAGTGGAGGAGGGGGACAGCAGATATCTGGCCAATGAAGTTCTCCAAGAG GACTACAGAAACTTAACAAAGGCAGACATCTTTGCTCTGGCTCTGACGTTGGTCAGCGCCTCGGGGGCCGAACCTTTACCCACCAACGGGGAAAAGTGGCATGATATCAGGCGGGGGAAGTTACCCACAATCCCACAAGTGCTTTCTGTAGAGTTCCTCGGTTTGCTTAAG ctGATGATCCACCCTGACTCGACCCGGCGACCGTCAGCCTCTGACCTCATAAAACACCCGGTGCTTCTGACAGCCGCTAGGATGAGTGCCGACCAGCTCCGAGTCGAGCTCAACGCGGAGAAATTCAAGAATGCTCTGCTTCAGAA AGAACTGAAGAAAGCGCAGCAAGCCAGAGCGGCAGCTGAGGAGAAGGTTTTGTCGACTGACCGGATCCTGACGCGCTCCACGCTCCAGTCTAACCCCAGACCTTCGAGGCTCATTGGAAAGAAGATGAATCGGTCGGTCAGCCTTACGATCTACTGA